The proteins below are encoded in one region of Arthrobacter sp. CJ23:
- a CDS encoding carbohydrate ABC transporter permease produces the protein MSLTTDLSRSTTRPGTNKSRAGTGATQAPRRRTRQRRERIFQWLFLVPAVVYMALFFGYPVVKNVVMSFQDYTTATFFTGEAPWVGFANYVTVLSSSLFSTSLLNTVLFTAGSILGQFVIGLALAIFFQRKFPLNGILRSLLLLPWLLPLIVSSAVWRWILDKDSGALNRFLGDLGLIHTGIPWLTSTSLALIAVVGVNIWIGIPFNLTILYGGLQEIPDELYEAGSLDGATGWKAFRHITWPMLRPVVSVVLVLGVVYTLKVLDIILGLTNGGPANSTQTIATQSYDLSFHEFKFGEGAALGNVLVIISLVFAVLYLRASRRAVDE, from the coding sequence ATGTCACTGACAACCGATTTGTCGCGCTCCACCACCCGGCCCGGGACTAACAAGTCCCGGGCGGGCACCGGCGCAACGCAAGCACCCCGGCGACGGACCCGCCAACGCCGCGAGCGCATCTTCCAGTGGCTGTTCTTGGTCCCTGCCGTGGTCTACATGGCTCTGTTCTTCGGCTACCCCGTGGTGAAGAACGTCGTCATGAGTTTCCAGGACTACACGACCGCCACGTTCTTCACCGGAGAAGCCCCCTGGGTGGGGTTCGCCAACTACGTGACTGTACTGTCGTCGTCGTTGTTTTCAACGTCCTTGCTCAACACGGTCCTGTTCACCGCGGGGTCCATCCTGGGCCAGTTCGTGATCGGGCTGGCGCTGGCCATTTTCTTCCAGCGCAAGTTCCCGCTCAACGGGATCCTCCGCTCGCTGCTCCTGCTCCCGTGGCTCCTGCCGCTCATCGTTTCGAGTGCCGTGTGGCGGTGGATCCTGGACAAGGACAGCGGCGCACTCAACCGCTTCCTGGGTGACCTGGGCCTCATCCACACGGGCATTCCGTGGCTGACCAGCACCTCGCTGGCGCTGATCGCGGTGGTGGGCGTGAACATCTGGATCGGCATCCCGTTCAACCTGACCATCCTCTACGGCGGCCTGCAGGAGATTCCGGATGAGCTCTACGAGGCCGGGTCACTCGATGGCGCCACAGGCTGGAAGGCGTTCCGCCACATCACGTGGCCCATGCTCCGACCCGTGGTGAGCGTGGTCCTGGTGCTCGGCGTCGTGTACACGCTCAAGGTGCTGGACATCATCCTGGGCCTGACCAACGGCGGCCCCGCCAATTCAACCCAGACCATCGCCACCCAGTCCTATGACCTGTCCTTCCACGAGTTCAAGTTCGGCGAGGGCGCGGCGCTGGGCAACGTGCTGGTGATCATTTCCCTGGTCTTCGCGGTCCTGTACCTGCGGGCCAGCCGACGCGCAGTGGATGAGTGA
- a CDS encoding carbohydrate ABC transporter permease — protein sequence MATQLTAPTRRRNTSTAVTNRRNWGYTALAIFFLAIMLFPVYWMVNASLQPNGTTLETSWIPLKPDFTGYATAISEQGGNLGTSLIISLGSVVLSLAIAAPAAYALAYFKVRGAGVVLFAILISQMIPGIVVANALYTAYNDLGLLNSIPGLILADSAHGIPFAILIIRAFMNGMPSSVIEAARVDGAGHVRAFWSIVIPLSRNSLITAGLFTFLFAWSDFLFALTLTTTEAVRPVTLGIFQYIGAYVNDWSSVMATAVLASIPAIVLLVAAQKYIAAGTTGGAVK from the coding sequence ATGGCAACACAACTGACAGCCCCCACTCGCCGCCGCAACACATCAACGGCCGTGACAAATCGCAGGAACTGGGGCTACACGGCACTGGCCATCTTCTTCCTGGCCATCATGCTCTTCCCGGTCTACTGGATGGTCAACGCTTCCCTGCAGCCCAACGGCACCACCTTGGAGACGTCCTGGATCCCGCTGAAGCCCGACTTCACGGGCTACGCCACGGCGATCAGCGAACAGGGCGGGAACCTCGGCACGAGCCTGATCATCTCGCTGGGAAGCGTGGTGTTGAGCCTGGCCATTGCGGCCCCGGCGGCGTACGCCTTGGCCTATTTCAAGGTCCGCGGTGCGGGGGTGGTTCTCTTTGCCATCCTCATCAGCCAGATGATCCCGGGCATCGTGGTGGCCAACGCCCTGTACACCGCATACAACGATCTCGGCCTGCTCAACTCCATCCCCGGCCTGATCCTTGCGGATTCGGCACACGGCATCCCGTTCGCCATCCTGATCATCCGCGCCTTCATGAACGGCATGCCGTCCTCGGTGATCGAGGCCGCCCGCGTGGATGGGGCAGGACACGTCCGGGCGTTCTGGTCGATCGTGATTCCGTTGAGCCGGAATTCCCTGATCACCGCAGGGCTGTTCACGTTCCTGTTCGCCTGGAGCGACTTCCTGTTCGCTTTGACCCTGACCACCACCGAGGCCGTGCGACCCGTGACCCTGGGCATCTTCCAGTACATCGGAGCCTACGTGAATGACTGGAGTTCAGTGATGGCGACCGCGGTACTCGCCTCCATTCCGGCCATCGTCCTGCTGGTCGCAGCCCAGAAATACATCGCCGCAGGTACCACCGGCGGCGCGGTCAAGTAG
- a CDS encoding ThuA domain-containing protein gives MTDSKPIRVTVWSENRHEKRDELVARLYPEGMHGAVKAGIEENLGSAVEVRTATLDEPEHGLTEEVLANTDVLTWWGHMSHADVDDAIVERVHRHVLAGMGLIVLHSGHWSKIFTKLMGATCTLRWRSEQDRELVWTVDPTHPIAKGVPHPIVIPQQEMYGEFFDIPTPEELVFISSFSGGEVFRSGCTFRRGHGKIFFFSPGDQDYPVYHHKDIRRVIANAVEWAVTDRPERAVPELLRYETNDFFNGKSYQGANA, from the coding sequence ATGACTGACAGCAAGCCCATCCGCGTCACCGTCTGGAGCGAAAACCGCCACGAAAAGCGCGACGAACTGGTCGCCCGCCTCTACCCCGAAGGGATGCACGGAGCCGTCAAGGCGGGCATCGAGGAGAACCTGGGCTCCGCCGTCGAGGTCCGTACCGCAACCCTGGACGAACCGGAACACGGCCTCACCGAGGAAGTCCTCGCCAATACGGATGTCCTCACCTGGTGGGGACACATGTCCCACGCCGACGTGGACGACGCGATTGTGGAGCGGGTCCACCGCCATGTCCTGGCGGGCATGGGACTGATCGTGCTGCACTCCGGGCACTGGTCCAAGATCTTCACCAAGCTCATGGGCGCCACCTGCACCCTGCGCTGGCGCTCCGAACAGGACCGCGAACTCGTCTGGACGGTCGACCCCACCCACCCGATCGCCAAGGGCGTCCCGCACCCCATCGTGATCCCCCAGCAGGAAATGTACGGCGAATTCTTCGACATCCCCACGCCCGAGGAACTCGTGTTCATCAGCTCCTTCAGCGGCGGCGAAGTCTTCCGCTCCGGCTGCACGTTCCGCCGCGGCCACGGCAAGATCTTCTTCTTCAGCCCCGGCGACCAGGACTACCCGGTCTACCACCACAAGGACATCCGGCGCGTGATCGCCAACGCCGTGGAATGGGCCGTCACCGACCGCCCCGAGCGCGCCGTCCCGGAACTGCTCCGCTACGAGACCAACGACTTCTTCAACGGCAAGAGCTACCAGGGAGCCAACGCGTGA
- a CDS encoding Gfo/Idh/MocA family protein yields the protein MNTPFATIPDDGTPLRVLVVGAGGMGRAWLRTVEASPLVELAGIVDLDLDAAAEAAASLGRPDLPVGAGTAALASDVGAQAVINVTVPAAHHPVTTEALAAGLPVLGEKPVASTVAQGLSLAAAAELHGQLFMVSQSRRYNRQLFDAKQLSSSLGPVGIVSAEFFKAPHFGGFRDAMDHPLLLDMAIHQFDMARFLLDADPVSVFCEEYNPSWSWYRGDAGSTAIFEMTGGARFVFTGSWCSPGQETSWNASWRISGEHGTVLWDGDNEPVSSLAATAGPGEDPGQEIAGSLRDFVSAVRTGSTPMGRVHQNIMSLAMVEAAIHSASSGTRVSVDALLEDSYQQALLAERDPAVRDVLTSWTSVRDALASESIRL from the coding sequence GTGAACACCCCCTTCGCCACCATTCCCGACGACGGCACTCCCCTGCGCGTCCTCGTGGTCGGCGCCGGGGGCATGGGCCGGGCCTGGCTTCGGACCGTGGAAGCGTCACCGTTGGTGGAACTCGCCGGCATCGTCGACCTGGACCTGGACGCCGCTGCCGAGGCTGCGGCCTCGCTGGGTCGTCCCGACCTCCCGGTAGGTGCCGGTACAGCCGCGTTGGCGTCCGACGTCGGAGCCCAGGCGGTCATCAACGTCACCGTCCCCGCCGCTCACCACCCCGTCACCACCGAGGCGTTGGCGGCCGGGCTCCCGGTCCTGGGTGAGAAGCCGGTGGCGTCCACCGTGGCGCAGGGCCTGTCCTTGGCTGCCGCCGCGGAACTGCACGGCCAGCTCTTCATGGTCAGCCAGTCCCGCCGCTACAACCGGCAACTGTTTGACGCCAAGCAGTTGTCCTCGTCCTTGGGCCCGGTTGGCATCGTATCGGCCGAGTTTTTCAAAGCACCGCACTTTGGCGGTTTCCGGGACGCCATGGACCACCCCTTGCTGCTGGACATGGCCATCCACCAGTTCGACATGGCACGCTTCCTGCTCGACGCCGATCCGGTTTCCGTGTTCTGCGAGGAGTACAACCCTTCGTGGAGCTGGTACCGCGGGGACGCCGGCTCCACCGCCATCTTCGAGATGACCGGCGGCGCGCGCTTCGTGTTCACCGGCAGCTGGTGCAGCCCGGGCCAGGAAACCTCGTGGAATGCTTCCTGGCGGATCAGCGGCGAACACGGCACAGTCCTCTGGGACGGGGACAACGAGCCCGTCTCGTCCCTTGCCGCTACTGCGGGACCGGGGGAGGATCCGGGTCAGGAGATCGCCGGGTCTCTCCGTGACTTCGTTTCCGCTGTCCGCACCGGAAGCACTCCCATGGGCCGGGTTCACCAAAACATCATGAGCCTGGCCATGGTGGAAGCGGCCATCCACAGCGCCTCTTCCGGCACCCGGGTGTCCGTGGATGCGTTGCTTGAGGACTCCTACCAACAGGCACTCCTCGCCGAGCGCGACCCGGCAGTCCGGGACGTCCTCACGTCCTGGACATCGGTTCGCGATGCTCTGGCCAGCGAGAGCATCCGGCTGTGA
- a CDS encoding Gfo/Idh/MocA family protein, whose protein sequence is MVGYSFMGAAHSHAWRTAPRFFELPLAPELTALAGRNPERAQAAAAKYGWDSVETDWRRLIERDDIDLIDICSPGNTHAEIAIAALEAGKHVLCEKPLANTVEEAELMTAVADSAAARGVYSMCGFTYRRTPALALAKRMVDDGRLGQLRHVRAQYLQDWLSDADAPLTWRLEKAKSGSGALGDIGAHSIDAAQWITGSSITGVSALTETFVTERPIGGDFVGLGGHGGADGPRAPVTVDDAAIFTARFGSRPAGFGGRPAGDGGQPAPAAGGSNAVEHSEVPGPIGVFEATRFALGRKNAMRLELNGTLGSLAFDFEDMNVLSYYDAAEEPDAGFRRIMVTEPSHPYVGNWWPTGHGLGYEHGFTHQVVDLVTAIAEGRQAEPSFADALQVQRVLAAVEASASAASRWETV, encoded by the coding sequence ATGGTGGGCTACTCCTTCATGGGAGCCGCCCACTCCCATGCCTGGCGAACCGCGCCGAGGTTCTTCGAGCTACCGCTGGCCCCGGAGCTGACGGCACTTGCGGGACGGAACCCCGAAAGAGCACAGGCCGCCGCCGCCAAATACGGTTGGGACTCGGTAGAGACGGACTGGCGCCGGCTCATTGAACGGGACGACATCGACCTCATCGACATCTGCTCCCCCGGCAACACCCACGCCGAGATCGCGATTGCTGCGCTTGAGGCCGGGAAGCACGTCCTCTGCGAAAAGCCGTTGGCCAACACCGTGGAGGAAGCCGAGCTCATGACAGCAGTTGCTGACTCGGCGGCGGCACGGGGCGTCTACTCGATGTGCGGGTTCACCTACAGACGCACGCCTGCCCTGGCGCTTGCCAAGCGGATGGTCGACGACGGGCGGCTGGGCCAGCTCCGGCACGTCCGGGCGCAATACCTCCAGGACTGGCTGAGTGATGCCGACGCTCCCCTGACCTGGCGGCTGGAAAAGGCCAAGTCCGGCTCGGGGGCACTGGGCGACATCGGCGCGCACAGCATCGATGCCGCACAATGGATCACAGGCTCCAGCATCACCGGGGTTTCGGCCCTGACGGAAACCTTCGTGACGGAACGGCCCATCGGCGGGGACTTCGTGGGCCTTGGCGGACACGGCGGGGCCGACGGTCCACGCGCTCCGGTCACCGTTGACGACGCCGCGATCTTCACCGCAAGGTTCGGTAGCCGGCCCGCAGGGTTCGGTGGCCGGCCCGCGGGCGACGGCGGACAGCCGGCCCCCGCAGCTGGCGGCAGCAACGCCGTCGAACATTCCGAGGTACCGGGCCCGATCGGCGTGTTCGAGGCGACGCGGTTTGCACTGGGACGCAAGAACGCGATGCGGCTCGAGCTGAACGGGACGCTGGGGTCTCTGGCCTTCGACTTTGAGGACATGAACGTCTTGTCCTACTACGACGCGGCCGAAGAACCCGATGCCGGCTTCCGGCGCATCATGGTCACGGAGCCGTCCCACCCGTATGTCGGGAACTGGTGGCCCACCGGACACGGCCTCGGCTACGAGCACGGCTTCACGCATCAGGTGGTGGACCTCGTGACCGCCATCGCTGAGGGTCGCCAAGCTGAGCCGTCGTTCGCCGACGCACTTCAGGTCCAACGCGTGCTCGCGGCGGTCGAAGCAAGCGCCTCGGCCGCAAGCAGGTGGGAAACCGTATGA
- a CDS encoding SpaH/EbpB family LPXTG-anchored major pilin, whose product MALVRGGDSSVFDVLFRRHVAAAQFVARAQTDNISDADDVVAEAFASIFQALTEGKGPDQFFRSYLLTAVRRIAYDRNRKARRTQAVGDVEVLDTVAVDADSVLEAFESSTMAKAFKSLPERWQAVLWHMDIEGLKPAAAAPFIGLTPNGVSSLVIRAREGLRQAYLQNHISLSDDDSCFEYSSQLGKYARDGLKRTSHEKVKAHLEECPKCTALFVELNDVQGGMRAAVFPLVAGVVFTPAVTTGFLPGAGLSGTFLPAGTEPADAGLRSVSGFWKIAVGALILGGFIVAGVLTWLGQTDPAPIAGADVPSSAPSAQPSVLERAPTAPPSNPPTPDPPAIAVPQSPAPAPSAAAAVPVPQETARVAESGTGITKPVPRSGSLTIHKYEKPVMPTSLPNNGTALTPTRLAALTPMAGVTFTVQKVNNIDLATNAGWTAAAALTPAQAATQAATPGSATTTDATGTATLADLPLGLYLVTETGYPAGVTPATPFLVTLPMTDPTGGNSWLYDVNVYPKNAVTTATKTVNDASVVKLGDKVQWNITSDIPNVNPIDGYRIVDKLDPKLTYTNPTVALSNNAALTLNTDYTIVFDTATNTLTVDFTASGRAILATDPTAKVQVTVNTTVNTDGHISNTALVYPNAASFNITPGQPNGPVVTPPVSTTKWGDIVLHKQDSQSSAALAGATFSVYATQADALAGTNAISVGGASSWTTDASGKLLISGLRYSNWANGAAVSPGQPGYQSYWLVETKAPAGYALLAQPVETTVTSNDPSAVTVTIDNIKQNAEFQLPLTGMRTWALPAGGILVLAGAGLFMVTGRRQPTEAQ is encoded by the coding sequence ATGGCCCTGGTGCGCGGCGGAGACTCGTCCGTCTTCGATGTGCTCTTCCGGCGACATGTGGCAGCGGCCCAGTTTGTTGCCCGCGCCCAGACGGACAATATCAGTGACGCCGACGACGTCGTAGCCGAGGCGTTCGCCTCCATTTTCCAGGCCCTCACTGAGGGCAAGGGACCTGACCAGTTCTTCCGCTCCTATCTCCTGACTGCCGTGCGGCGAATCGCTTACGACCGGAACCGGAAGGCCAGACGTACCCAGGCTGTGGGCGATGTCGAGGTCTTGGACACCGTTGCCGTCGACGCAGACAGTGTTCTTGAGGCCTTTGAGTCCAGCACCATGGCAAAGGCGTTCAAGTCCCTTCCGGAACGCTGGCAGGCCGTTCTCTGGCACATGGACATCGAAGGCCTGAAACCTGCCGCGGCCGCACCCTTCATCGGACTGACGCCGAACGGGGTGTCCTCGCTGGTGATCCGGGCACGCGAGGGCCTCCGGCAGGCCTACTTGCAGAACCACATCAGCTTGTCGGATGACGATTCCTGTTTCGAGTATTCGAGCCAGCTCGGAAAATACGCCCGCGACGGCCTGAAACGCACATCGCACGAAAAGGTCAAAGCCCATCTGGAGGAGTGCCCGAAGTGCACGGCCTTGTTCGTGGAACTGAACGATGTCCAGGGAGGCATGAGGGCGGCTGTCTTCCCGCTGGTGGCCGGGGTGGTGTTCACACCTGCTGTTACCACCGGTTTCCTCCCCGGAGCGGGACTTTCGGGGACCTTCCTCCCTGCCGGGACAGAACCGGCCGACGCCGGGTTGCGCTCGGTCAGTGGCTTCTGGAAGATTGCCGTGGGCGCGTTGATCCTGGGAGGCTTCATAGTTGCGGGCGTCCTCACGTGGCTTGGACAGACCGATCCGGCGCCAATCGCTGGAGCCGATGTTCCTAGCAGTGCACCGTCAGCCCAACCGTCCGTGCTGGAACGTGCCCCGACGGCACCCCCGTCAAATCCGCCGACGCCGGACCCGCCTGCCATTGCGGTGCCGCAATCCCCGGCGCCCGCGCCAAGCGCTGCCGCAGCGGTTCCTGTGCCGCAGGAGACGGCCAGGGTGGCTGAATCCGGAACCGGCATCACGAAACCCGTTCCGCGGTCGGGTTCGTTGACTATCCATAAGTATGAGAAGCCGGTCATGCCGACGAGCCTGCCCAACAACGGAACGGCACTGACGCCGACTCGGCTAGCGGCTCTGACGCCCATGGCCGGAGTCACGTTCACGGTTCAGAAGGTCAACAACATTGACCTGGCGACCAACGCGGGCTGGACTGCCGCGGCCGCCTTGACGCCGGCCCAGGCTGCCACGCAGGCAGCCACCCCCGGCTCGGCCACCACCACCGACGCGACCGGAACGGCCACCCTCGCGGACCTTCCCCTGGGCCTGTACCTGGTGACGGAGACCGGCTACCCCGCCGGCGTCACTCCCGCCACCCCGTTCCTGGTGACCCTGCCCATGACGGACCCCACCGGCGGGAACAGCTGGTTGTACGACGTGAACGTCTATCCCAAGAACGCCGTGACTACAGCCACGAAGACCGTCAATGATGCGTCGGTCGTCAAGCTCGGCGACAAGGTGCAGTGGAACATCACATCCGACATCCCGAACGTCAACCCGATCGATGGGTACCGGATTGTCGACAAGCTCGACCCGAAGCTGACGTACACCAACCCGACCGTGGCGCTGTCCAACAACGCCGCGCTGACGCTGAACACGGACTACACCATCGTCTTCGACACGGCCACGAACACCCTCACGGTCGACTTCACCGCCTCCGGCCGGGCCATCCTGGCCACGGACCCCACCGCCAAAGTCCAGGTCACGGTGAACACCACCGTCAACACGGACGGCCACATCTCGAACACGGCTCTGGTCTACCCGAACGCGGCCAGCTTCAACATCACCCCCGGCCAGCCCAACGGCCCCGTGGTCACACCCCCGGTAAGCACCACCAAATGGGGCGACATCGTCCTGCACAAGCAGGACTCCCAGAGCTCCGCAGCCCTCGCGGGCGCCACGTTCTCGGTGTACGCGACCCAGGCCGATGCCTTGGCCGGCACCAACGCGATCAGCGTCGGAGGTGCCAGTTCCTGGACCACCGACGCCAGCGGCAAGCTGCTGATCTCGGGACTGCGTTACTCCAACTGGGCCAACGGGGCTGCAGTGAGCCCGGGCCAGCCCGGCTACCAGTCGTACTGGCTGGTCGAGACCAAGGCCCCGGCCGGGTACGCGCTCCTCGCCCAGCCGGTCGAAACCACGGTCACCAGCAACGACCCCTCCGCTGTGACGGTGACGATCGACAACATCAAGCAGAACGCCGAATTCCAGCTGCCGCTCACCGGCATGCGAACCTGGGCCCTGCCCGCCGGCGGGATCCTCGTGCTGGCAGGCGCAGGCCTGTTCATGGTCACCGGCCGCCGGCAGCCCACCGAAGCACAATAG
- a CDS encoding SpaA isopeptide-forming pilin-related protein has protein sequence MKQSLPAKLLAILLTATIVSLLVTFQAAVSAPAANAGGSGGSVTSADGRITATKTASTYSLPLGGGQVTYTYTVTNNTTAPEYFVSATDDKCGTPSSSQLSYDFIRARYYILGGATVTFTCAQTVTVTTTNTATFTFNTDCSWWAGCAGAQSQAAAKATVDVATPSNYTCDAIWYGSVAAGATPGSIGTVLPTLQNVATLAPPGQTGSYANTSAIAMNPKNPGYVYYTARSGNTFLSNLYRVNLTTGVQEQVASGISAFQTNRLGFDASGTLWTFANDGNFYSWTPTGGGISPAKTATFPDGNGGTINPPTLTSGDIAFDGLGNMWALVSTGSGGSITTPTTYLYTISAAQLTTATPQATLVGVMTSPGGNTFYNGLAFDTNGTLYATTNDGTNSSLYTVNKDTGTTTLVTTFSSATHGNAADLTSCALPKPQLVASKTVSPPGPVTVGTTLTYTVAVKNIGSLSATGATFQDSMPVGSAYVPGSTKLNGTAVADSSGAMPYTTAQPVNGGTTSFKGVIPAGDTATITFQVVVNPSALATGEVRNQGTVVFVGSPPILTDDPTKPGGTDPTVTPIATPNLVASKSVDPAAGTLVKSGQVLTYTLTFDNTTGTAPAAVSYTDWLGEALDASTFVAGSITTTTTGGTPLLGTPLVVTNNSGAVPPSLSITGTVAAGAKSVVTYQVKVNNPGSLGNASVENYLTPSTTTTPPTTCPAGSTTCTVNPVGVWTLGKTASPASGTSINPADPSASRVITYSVTATNSTANPITGVILTDDLSQVLNNATFTAGSAKLTINGGTPTAVPDPGADLKLVTPSFVLPGNGTAVLTYTVTVNSNAWLVTLKNGATGNGLIPPVRCATGSTAPLDPACFTTNPTTGHLFLQKAGPGPTQGSTVPLTGSTFEIHNDAAGQMGTTVVGVSSDVSGSPGLVEVRNLLPGTYWLLETKAPNGYSLLATPVKFTVAANGSITLDTATAGTSVTANGLTITVLDMAAVKLPAAGGPGNAGLLGGALLGILLLLMTSLALIVTRRTDKTPHTQTP, from the coding sequence ATGAAGCAGTCCCTTCCAGCCAAGCTGCTGGCGATTCTCCTCACTGCCACGATCGTCTCGTTGCTTGTCACGTTCCAGGCCGCAGTAAGCGCCCCTGCTGCGAATGCGGGCGGATCGGGCGGGAGTGTCACCTCGGCCGATGGGCGGATTACGGCGACGAAGACCGCCAGCACCTACAGCCTTCCGCTCGGCGGCGGGCAAGTCACCTACACCTACACGGTCACGAACAATACGACGGCGCCTGAATACTTCGTGAGCGCGACGGACGACAAGTGCGGTACGCCGTCGAGCAGCCAGCTGAGCTATGACTTTATTCGGGCCAGGTACTACATCCTCGGCGGCGCCACCGTCACCTTCACGTGCGCGCAGACGGTCACGGTCACCACGACCAACACGGCGACCTTCACCTTCAACACCGACTGCAGCTGGTGGGCTGGCTGCGCGGGTGCCCAGTCTCAGGCCGCGGCCAAGGCGACGGTCGACGTCGCGACCCCTTCTAACTACACGTGCGATGCGATCTGGTACGGATCCGTCGCTGCGGGCGCCACCCCGGGCAGCATCGGAACCGTGCTCCCCACCCTGCAGAATGTAGCGACCCTAGCACCGCCGGGCCAGACCGGGTCGTACGCGAACACCTCTGCCATCGCCATGAACCCGAAAAACCCCGGGTACGTCTACTACACCGCCCGATCCGGCAACACGTTCTTGTCGAATCTCTACCGGGTGAACCTGACCACGGGCGTCCAAGAGCAGGTGGCCTCGGGCATCTCCGCGTTCCAGACCAATCGGCTGGGCTTTGATGCGTCCGGCACCCTGTGGACCTTCGCCAACGACGGTAACTTCTACTCGTGGACCCCTACGGGCGGCGGGATCTCGCCCGCTAAGACTGCGACGTTCCCTGACGGGAACGGTGGCACGATCAATCCCCCAACGCTGACATCGGGTGACATCGCCTTCGATGGCCTCGGCAATATGTGGGCGCTCGTCTCCACCGGTTCAGGCGGCAGCATCACCACCCCCACAACCTACCTCTACACAATCTCGGCCGCACAGCTGACCACGGCCACCCCGCAGGCGACCCTCGTCGGCGTCATGACTTCCCCCGGCGGGAACACGTTCTACAACGGCCTGGCCTTCGACACGAACGGCACCCTCTACGCGACGACGAACGACGGAACCAACTCGAGCCTATACACCGTCAACAAGGACACAGGCACGACGACCCTGGTCACCACGTTCAGCAGCGCGACCCACGGCAACGCCGCCGACCTGACCTCCTGCGCCCTGCCCAAGCCGCAGCTTGTCGCGAGCAAGACCGTCTCGCCGCCCGGTCCCGTGACCGTGGGCACCACCTTGACCTACACGGTCGCCGTTAAGAACATCGGCAGCCTCTCCGCTACAGGTGCCACCTTCCAGGACTCGATGCCCGTTGGGTCGGCTTACGTGCCTGGCTCGACGAAGCTCAACGGCACTGCCGTGGCGGATTCGAGCGGTGCGATGCCGTACACCACCGCCCAACCGGTCAACGGCGGCACCACGAGCTTCAAGGGCGTCATCCCCGCCGGCGACACCGCAACCATCACCTTCCAGGTGGTGGTCAACCCCTCAGCACTGGCCACCGGCGAGGTGCGCAACCAAGGCACAGTCGTCTTCGTCGGCTCGCCCCCGATCCTTACCGATGATCCAACTAAGCCGGGCGGCACAGACCCGACGGTGACCCCGATTGCCACCCCCAACCTGGTGGCCTCCAAGAGTGTGGATCCGGCTGCCGGGACCTTGGTCAAGTCGGGCCAGGTCCTCACGTACACGCTGACCTTCGACAATACGACCGGTACGGCGCCGGCTGCCGTGAGTTACACCGACTGGCTTGGGGAAGCTTTGGATGCTTCGACCTTTGTGGCCGGCTCTATCACCACGACCACCACGGGCGGGACTCCGTTGCTTGGGACTCCTCTGGTAGTCACGAACAATTCGGGAGCGGTACCACCAAGCCTGAGCATCACTGGCACGGTGGCCGCAGGCGCGAAAAGCGTCGTGACTTACCAGGTGAAAGTCAACAACCCCGGCAGTCTTGGCAACGCCTCGGTCGAGAACTACCTGACGCCCTCGACCACCACAACACCGCCAACCACCTGCCCTGCCGGCAGCACCACCTGCACGGTCAACCCCGTGGGCGTGTGGACGCTGGGCAAGACCGCGTCCCCGGCGTCCGGAACCTCCATCAACCCCGCCGATCCAAGCGCGAGCAGGGTGATCACCTACTCCGTGACCGCCACCAACTCCACCGCCAACCCCATCACCGGTGTTATCCTCACCGATGACCTGAGCCAGGTACTGAACAACGCCACGTTCACCGCCGGATCGGCGAAACTGACCATCAATGGCGGCACACCCACCGCAGTTCCGGATCCCGGTGCCGACCTCAAGCTGGTCACCCCCTCATTCGTTCTCCCGGGCAACGGCACGGCCGTTTTGACCTACACGGTGACTGTCAACTCCAATGCGTGGCTCGTCACCCTCAAGAACGGGGCCACCGGCAACGGGCTCATCCCCCCGGTCCGATGTGCCACGGGCAGCACGGCACCGCTTGACCCGGCGTGCTTCACCACGAACCCCACCACGGGCCACCTGTTCCTGCAAAAAGCAGGGCCAGGTCCAACCCAGGGTTCCACTGTCCCGCTGACCGGCTCGACCTTTGAGATCCACAACGATGCTGCCGGGCAAATGGGCACCACCGTGGTCGGGGTGAGCAGTGACGTGTCCGGATCCCCCGGACTGGTCGAGGTCAGAAACCTGCTTCCAGGAACGTACTGGCTGCTCGAGACCAAGGCCCCGAACGGCTACTCGCTCCTAGCGACTCCAGTGAAGTTCACCGTTGCGGCCAACGGCAGCATCACGTTGGACACGGCCACCGCCGGCACCTCAGTGACAGCAAACGGCCTGACCATCACCGTCCTGGACATGGCGGCCGTCAAGCTGCCGGCCGCCGGCGGACCAGGCAACGCCGGCCTCCTCGGAGGCGCCCTTCTCGGGATCCTCCTCCTCCTCATGACTTCGCTCGCCCTCATCGTGACCAGGCGAACGGACAAAACCCCACATACCCAAACTCCGTAG